ttaatttcttaactaatatCCTAAGAATCCTAGTTAGCAACATCCACAAAAGAAATGTTATGTTGATGAAATGTAAGGACCATGAGGTTAAATCTTATGTGAGACctatttagttaaataaataatgatggtaaaatttcatttaaaatgtgtaaaaagtaaaaaatgaggCGTTTAGGATGAAAATGGCCTTAGAGAGTCCAATCTACACAAAATAGTGAGAATATCCAACACGTACAAATTCATGGTATCATTTAGTGCACGGTGCACTTCAATTTTCACCATGTCAAAACAGGTCATCAATCACGGGTTATGTACGACTTGTAACCAGTGCAGTGGGGACTAAGGTTTTGTGGAGGTTATCAGCTTCATATTTATACAGAAGAATTtggatataattataatttataattatacaatTACAAACGGCAATTAGATTTAAAAGTCAAGATGGAGCTGCTACCAACTCTACTAAACAGCAACTATGGAATAGTgatataaacataaaagaacTATCTGCATTTTCTTACAGAAAATGAGATGTTACACCTTTGAAGCTATACCcgccaaaaataagaaaaaagaaagcaaattgTTActcatagttttttatttaatatctgtGGTGTAATCAACTTCATGGACCCATTAGTATTCTTCCCATGCTCTGTGGGCATGGATATGAGGAACGGTTTAAAGATGGACCATCACTCCTATTGTCTCTAGAACCAAAGGGATTTGAGCTGTTATTTAGAACACCAAAGTATACTGGAGCTGAGGTAGTATGAACAAACTTGAAGTTGGAACTGCTAGTATGAGTTTGTGTGTCCCCAAACTCTGAATGCAGCATTTTCCCTTGCCCATTTGACCTATGTTCAGCAGCTGAGCTAATTCCCATTCCAAGGTCAAGGCTAATGGTATCACTTTCTTCTAACTTAGTTCTTGTCTGTCCACCTGCTGCAGCTGCTGGTACTGCCATGTCATGGCTGCTATTCCTTGCAGCTGGTACATCATGATTGTGTTTACCCTCATATGTGGTTATCACTGCTTTTGGATCATGAGATGCCCTCTCCACATGTTTTCTGACAGGGCAACCAGCATTTGTGCATTTGTAATAGCTCCTGCATAAGAAGCATGGTAGGATAtaagattaacaaaaaatatgtagTTGAGTAGCATATTTTAGCACTGCAGCGAGTTACTATCATAAGCATGGATCATTAACATGAAACAAGCCTCATTCATCAAGGTCTAAGCACACATTTGATTTTAATTCCATGCTTTCAAGCATTTCCAGAAGTAGCGACACACTAATATAACTGGAATCATGAGAAGTAACCTTTTGAGTCTGTAATAATGGCATCCACAGTAATGATTGTCACCATGAAATAGAAAGCGCTAGTACATACATTTCCCAGGATAACTATAACAACAAAACTAACTCAGGTGAATATACCCCTATTTATAACTAATTGTCCACAAGTGCCCAATGACATTATAAAATGACATCAATAAGCAGGCTTAGTTGTAACATTGGGATCGGCTACACTAGTCATTCATGAAAACCAGCAGGATGGTAATCCTACTTTCCTACCATCTTTATATCTTAGTATAAAGATTGCAATGATGCCTGAATatcttcttgcccttcctcttcGCCCCACCCTAAGTTTTCTTATAACTTTGTATTGGCTTGCAAAATTAATATTCACTCCTTTCCTTTGGGAGCAACATCTATTCCACAATACTTTCCTATATCTAATAATCTACTGTCACTTTAATTTGCCACTGTTTCTTTGCAAATTTTTAGAAATCATGCTTTTAGTTTCCAACTTGTATCTTAATTACTATGTATTTAATCACTCTAGTTCCTTTTTAAGATCCTCCATCCCCACCAGTTCTCATCAGCCTTCACCCATATGTCCATCTCAGTATCCCTTACCAAAACAAATCAATAAAGTTATTCCTTGTATTTCTTAATTAAACCCACAAAAGTTGGTGTTTACCAAAAATTCCCTCCATTCTTCtgcaaatatatatatccttCATGTCTGTATATCTGAATATACTCTAATGTAAGATACAGACTGTTTTTTACGGACCATGTTGGCTACAAAGCAGCAACAGGGGTCTCAAAGCCTCAGACTATACTAAAACCCATGATAATAAAAGAAACAGATTGCAAAGCAAAATGGTTGAGAAGTGAATATATAGGCTTCAATAAACTATTATATCGAGTTGATTCCTCACTTTAACTGTTGTCTAGACAGCAAGTACAACAGAAAAAACTTGACATTtgacaatattaataaaaaagttcATTTGACAAAGCACATACATTAAATTAgaatttataagttaatttcTATTACTAGTTTCATCAACATGAGGACATACCTTGGGTTAGGATTGCCTCTCACAACCTTTTGGCCATACTTACGCCAGCGGTACCCATCATCCAATATGTCAACCTCACTCAAAGTTTGTACGACAACCCGTGGTTCCCGGATAGGCTTAACTACTGGAGTGATGTCAACATTTCCAAGTTCCATTTTtctgctaaaaaaaaaaaagaaactcagCAGCAGCAAGTGAGCACACATGCTGGAGAAAATCCAGAGCTTCAACCAAATTGTCATACCTTCGCTTTGAGAAGGGATCGTCATTATCAACCTCTTCATTAGTCCTATTTGACACAAACCCGGCAACACCCTCTAAACCATCATCATTTGTTGCAACAGGTGATGACTCTGGAGTACTGTTGGGCTCAGCAGCATGAGACACCTGACCATACATAGCAGTTGCTTTGTCTACAATTCAAGAATTAGAAGCAAAAGAAAGCCAGTTTATTTTGTTTGcaataagtaataataaaatggaAGCTAAGATAGATGGCTGGTATTACCATCTCGGCCAGCCATAGAAGCCTTATCAGATCTCTCTCCTTGAATAGACATAACAGTACCGGTAGAGTATCGGCAGCTTGGTTGAGGTTTAGGATGATCATGTGTTCCCTTGTAAACTATCTCAGTGATTTGACCATCATGAGAGCgctcaaaaagttttttcactTCACAGTTGGGATGTGTACATTTGTAATAACTGCGAGGAAATTCACTTCCTTTAACAAGCTTTTGCCCGTATTTTCGCCAATTGTATCCATCATCAGATGTTTTCTCAGCTGCAACTGAAAGTCCACTGCCTCTAACCTCAACATGTGATGCTTGAAGCCCAGTAGCTGTGTTGCCTTTGTGGTTAATGTCATCCAAGTCAACATCAACAGGAGCACTAGCACTAGAACTAACCTTTTGTACAGGTGATGATAGGCTTAATTCATTAGAAGGAACTGCTATCTCACTTTCCACTAATGGTGAGGAAGCAAATGATTGAGTTTTTCCTGGACCTTCTACTTGAGTAGATTGTTTACTTACATGGTTGTTGAAGTCTGCAGGAACCTTAAAACGAGTGAATAGCATTGGATAAGTGCTAGGCAATTAGTAATATTCAAAACAATATTAATCCGAACATGAAACATGACAACGCGATTTGTTTCCATTTAACACTTTAATCCcccaaaaaaaatctatttaaaggattataaattataaaactacttAAATGAAACATGACTTTTGGGTCTAATGCGACAAAATGGTGAGTAACAACAATCTTTACAGCTTTCAAATCTGATTAATTATTCCATCTTGTTTACTTAGTATCCAGATTTAAACCAAGTAAAGTCACGGGAGAAAGGGAAACAAAATCCAAGCCCCTTCATCCATGTGATTTGAAAGTAACATTAATCAAGTGTTGCcaacattgattttaattacCATATTAGATCTGCTGAGTGGTTTGAACTCAAAGAAACTTGATTTTCTGTCATCAACAGTATTGGTATCGAAGCAGGCAGTGGTTACTGGAAATGCAGCAGAGGCCATAGAACCATGCATTGTTTGTTGGAGCTTACGGAGGGACCCTGTAGTTGGTGAAGCCTCCACCTGCAATGCATGgcacaaataatatttaaactatAATGTTCTTTGAGCAACGGTTGTTGAgtcaaatgaataataataaattaaaatgcacaaatagatactggaaaaaaaatattctcaaaaaaacaataaaaagagaGGGGGGAAAACCAAAACAAGCAAGTTCCTGAATACCTGCAAACCCTAAAGGCCTCAAACAGCAATCAATCAACCTATGATATCAGTAATAACAGCGGAAAgagagcatatatatatatatatataatcttatgAATAAGCCAACTAATTGAACAGTTTTATCAGTCAGTGATGCAAGCAGCCCATTATAATTGAGCCTAAGCAAAGTTCTCCATTTTCTCCTGCTGATGATATTGCATGTTGTTTATTTGGAGTCAGTTTGACAAAGATAGCATTGTACATTATAATATGCAAAAGTTAGTTAtacaaacaatcaatcataacAAAGAAAAGACACTCCCACATGAATGTAGCACAGAATTCTACTCAAATTAGGACCATCCAGACGATTAACGTCTAGAAACAAGTCCTTTCACAAAATCTAGACCCACAATCTTTCTGGCATTCCCTATACTATTCTCACAGCACACATAACTAAAATCAATCCACTAATCGTTGGCAATGCATTGATTCGTTTGTTCCACATATATAAATagtaaaggaaaagaagaagacgacTTTTCATTGTGCTCTGCTGCACcgttgaaacaaaaacaaacaaaagggcAAGCACCAACAAAAAAGAAGATTCATTATGTGAAAAAACAACACTgacactaaaataaataaaaggaggATATCGAGCGATCCTAAGCTAAAGTTATATTCCACTAAACAGAACACTGTATTTATTTGAGCATAAAGCAGCCAATACATAATCCTATAAGAGCAAAAGCATCAGAACCTAACGGACCCATACACAAAAATGTACTAGTAAGTGAAGgatcaaaatcaaacaagtGAAGAGCCAACTCTAAAGAAACAATTTGCCACGAGACTAAACCAGCATATAAGAATTTCgaatttcacaaaacaaaaaacagcaTCTTCAGCTCATTGCTCATCAGCATTCAAATCAAGTCATTTTAAGTCATCAAATTAttccacaaaaaataaaagatttgacACCAACCCAGATAAGCCCTATTGAGTAGCTGAGAAACCCCAAGAAAATCGTAGTGAAAAGAACAAAACTTTGATAGGCCACTCACAATAAGTGACCTTCACTTACATGGGTCaggttaaaaaaaaagcaaaaaaaacaaCCTTTGACCAAAATGAACTCAAAAGCAACAACATTCCCCCAATGAATTCACTCAAGCATTTACCTTTCCTTCTTCTAATCCATTTCCTCTCAGAAAACACAAACCcctttgaaaaatgaaaattctcccTCATAACACAAgccattttattttcatttttcaccgAAACCAAAAGACTTCAAATGAGCACATTCACACACTCACCTTCATGTTGGAAAGAAGAACCGGGGATTCCAGAAACGACGTCGGACTGAGCCCCGGAGGAATCGTGATGCACGGCGACCTCGAGATCGGAAGCTTCGCCGGTGACATCAGCTTGTACCTCGCCATCGAATTCTGACCCGACCCGCTTCGATTCGGATCCTCGGATGCCCCAGTATTTTGGAGCACCGAACTGGAGCGGGGTTCGCCGGAGTTGGTGGTGCCGTCCATTGTGGGCGGTGGCGTTGCGGAGAGTCAAAGGAGAAGTAGGGAAGGAAggaagggcaaaagggtcatttcaaTTATGCATTTTGGTGTGTGTTGTGTCAGAGATGTTTGGGAGAGCAGAGCAGAGCATAGCAGGACTACTCAGTTGACTTGCAACATTGGATGGATCTCTTTCTTACACAACTCATTCATTCATCTATGACTCTCTTCTCTGTCATTTTAAACCCTTTctgacccttttttttttttttttacttactcaaaccataaaaaaaaaaaaatcatggaagTAAtaattgagtttgaatttgaggaGTTTTCGTAGTTGGATAGGATTgatttggattttgaaaataGTTTTGGTTGTATGTTGATAAGtgtatcattaaattttaatcttcaaTTTCTTAATGAAAGAAATCATATGAcacataaatacaaataaaaatattataaacatgaactcttataaataaattggattaaaatatcaataaattattattgaactAATTTGTTTAacgaaaattaataaataaataaatttgtcatatttattttcacttttgagaaattagaatttaaattttaatctttcaggACTAATCAGTGTTGcggacaaaaataattatttataatcttaTTAAAAGTGAGTCTatctagattttaaaaaataactttaaaataaatgtttcttTAAAGAAgcaagataaaatttattttttaaaataagtaaaaaaatattttttaaaacaaaaatggtatggacaaacacattaaaaaaatataaaaatttgcttattttattaaagtatTCATTCCCACAAAATAATTGTATACAAATTGATCCTAAGATTATAGTGGTATACTGGTTTGATTCAtgtcttgataaaaaaattattatatttttaaattttgtttttatttattgtttattttatataatttttcaatatttttttatcattatataatttttcaatattatattaatatgataatataagatagaaattttctttcttttaataactaatttttttatcaaaaaatattaaagaatattttttttaacacacaccTTGTTA
The genomic region above belongs to Glycine max cultivar Williams 82 chromosome 14, Glycine_max_v4.0, whole genome shotgun sequence and contains:
- the WRKY7 gene encoding WRKY transcription factor 7 isoform X1, with amino-acid sequence MHGSMASAAFPVTTACFDTNTVDDRKSSFFEFKPLSRSNMVPADFNNHVSKQSTQVEGPGKTQSFASSPLVESEIAVPSNELSLSSPVQKVSSSASAPVDVDLDDINHKGNTATGLQASHVEVRGSGLSVAAEKTSDDGYNWRKYGQKLVKGSEFPRSYYKCTHPNCEVKKLFERSHDGQITEIVYKGTHDHPKPQPSCRYSTGTVMSIQGERSDKASMAGRDDKATAMYGQVSHAAEPNSTPESSPVATNDDGLEGVAGFVSNRTNEEVDNDDPFSKRRKMELGNVDITPVVKPIREPRVVVQTLSEVDILDDGYRWRKYGQKVVRGNPNPRSYYKCTNAGCPVRKHVERASHDPKAVITTYEGKHNHDVPAARNSSHDMAVPAAAAGGQTRTKLEESDTISLDLGMGISSAAEHRSNGQGKMLHSEFGDTQTHTSSSNFKFVHTTSAPVYFGVLNNSSNPFGSRDNRSDGPSLNRSSYPCPQSMGRILMGP
- the WRKY7 gene encoding WRKY transcription factor 7 (The RefSeq protein has 1 substitution compared to this genomic sequence); translation: MDGTTNSGEPRSSSVLQNTGASEDPNRSGSGQNSMARYKLMSPAKLPISRSPCITIPPGLSPTSFLESPVLLSNMKVEASPTTGSLRKLQQTMHGSMASAAFPVTTACFDTNTVDDRKSSFFEFKPLSRSNMVPADFNNHVSKQSTQVEGPGKTQSFASSPLVESEIAVPSNELSLSSPVQKVSSSASAPVDVDLDDINHKGNTATGLQASHVEVRGSGLSVAAEKTSDDGYNWRKYGQKLVKGSEFPRSYYKCTHPNCEVKKLFERSHDGQITEIVYKGTHDHPKPQPSCRYSTGTVMSIQGERSDKASMAGRDDKATAMYGQVSHAAEPNSTPESSPVATNDDGLEGVAGFVSNRTNEEVDNDDPFSKRRKMELGNVDITPVVKPIREPRVVVQTLSEVDILDDGYRWRKYGQKVVRGNPNPRSYYKCTNAGCPVRKHVERASHDPKAVITTYEGKHNHDVPAARNSSHDMAVPAAAAGGQTRTKLEESDTISLDLGMGISSAAEHRSNGQGKMLHSEFGDTQTHTSSSNFKFVHTTSAPVYFGVLHNSSNPFGSRDNRSDGPSLNRSSYPCPQSMGRILMGP